A single Cannabis sativa cultivar Pink pepper isolate KNU-18-1 chromosome 7, ASM2916894v1, whole genome shotgun sequence DNA region contains:
- the LOC133039819 gene encoding uncharacterized protein LOC133039819, with protein MELMSSGSQSAGDDRDFKMVTYVKGLYALNDAFADPVSTEIEAKFDFWIGEGLLKHPRHYNCYEDGAKKFTPGFRLGVDYVEDKTWFYHLATCDMFMNDSHMNTIFYYLRKKGKYSSAVTLNFATTDCLFDDSIQALYHKFNKAKSMKTKMSHIHAAHPIAHYIRGMRIPCSKPWYEADHVLFIINLRRESHWVFGRLDVHERTLFLYNSLRTAKMNAAARNAMKAYSVLLPLFFDLLGFWKNRAQVPASVSDPTAPFRIVELSGLASQQKNDCGAYVAAFAEFFIHGKDVPADFDIEVYRTRLASLFYSYGQRKIDESIDSEDEKQTKSSKASKLKK; from the exons ATGGAGCTTATGTCCTCAGGTTCTCAATCAGCTGGGGATGATAGGGATTTCAAAATGGTGACTTATGTGAAGGGCCTTTATGCTCTTAATGATGCTTTTGCTGATCCCGTATCTACCGAGATTGAGGCAAAATTTGACTTTTGGATTGGTGAAGGATTGCTTAAACATCCCAG gcattataattgttatgaagacggcgcaaagaaatttaccccgggttttaggctaggtgttgattatgttgaGGATAAAACTTGGTTTTACCATTTGGCCACATGCGACATGTTTATGAACGACTCG catatgaacaccatattctattaccttcggAAAAAAGGTAAGTATTCTTCCGCTGTGACGTTGAATTTCGCAACTACTGATTGTCTTTTTGATGATTCCATCCAAGCATTGTACCACAAATTTAACAAGGCCAAGTCAATGAAGACTAAGATGTCACACATTCACGCTGCCCACCCAATTGCGCATTACATCCGAGGTATGCGCATTCCCTGTTCCAAGCCTTGGTATGAAGCCGATCACGTGCTTTTCATCATCAATTTAAGAAGGGAAAGTCATTGGGTTTTTGGGCGTCTTGACGTGCACGAAAGGACGTTATTTCTGTACAATTCTTTGAGAACCGCGAAGATGAATGCCGCAGCTAGGAATGCGATGAAGGCTTATTCCGTGTTGCTGCCTTTGTTTTTCGATTTACTTGGGTTCTGGAAGAATAGAGCACAAGTTCCTGCCTCAGTTTCTGACCCTACAGCTCCATTCAGAATCGTGGAGCTTAGTGGTCTTGCGTCTCAGCAGAAGAA TGATTGTGGAGCATATGTTGCTGCCTTTGCTGAATTCTTTATACACGGAAAGGATGTCCCTGCAGACTTTGACATCGAAGTTTATCGAACCCGACTTGCTTCACTTTTCTACTCGTACGGACAAAGGAAAATTGACGAAAGTATTGACAGCGAGGATGAGAAGCAAACCAAGTCTTCTAAGGCATCTAAATTGAAGAAATAG
- the LOC133039820 gene encoding uncharacterized protein LOC133039820, whose amino-acid sequence MESLRALIQQWTYTNRKKAQKTTTFLTPTAEKKLVENFVESLTENVKPINETMFEVIELTRSWVINLKEKTCSCNRFQLDELPCAHALAVIKEMNLNVYNYCSGYYTTRTWLETYSGSTYPVHNHTTWDVPQNIKDIIVLPPNQKIRSGRPRKRRFLSEWDTKKHNRCGKCGQHGHNRKTCNNQAIK is encoded by the exons atggagtcattgagagcattgattcaacaatggacatacacaaacaggaaaaaagcacagaaaacaacaacatttttaacaccTACAGCAGAAAAGAAATTAGTCGAAAACTTTGTGGaatcattgacagaaaat GTAAAACCAATAAACGAGACCATGTTCGAAGTCATTGAACTAACCAGATCATGGGTCATCAACCTCAAGGAGAAAACATGCAGTTGCAACAGATTCCAACTTGATGAGTTACCGTgtgctcatgcgcttgctgttataaaagagatgaacttgaatgtttacaactactgttcgggttattacaccacgcgaacatggcttgaaacatacagcggctcaacatatccggtacacaatcacacaacttgggatgtgccacaaaacataaaagatatcattgttctgccaccaaaccaaaaaataagatctggaagaccaaggaaacgaaggtttttatctgaatgggatacaaaaaaacataacaggtgcGGCAAATGTGGACAACACGGACACAATcgaaagacatgcaacaatcaagcaataaaatag
- the LOC115711067 gene encoding uncharacterized protein LOC115711067 yields MAITRSSSSPSPVLKKKSKMGKKSLANKSKGKRPIIDDFDSDFEAPMPKRVRPQSSKKTKLNLEEPTLPEISGKKFQKSITHAEDRTEVWDCKFSPSDFYRSKCVCTSVYSVINNIKNTLSVNLLSLFRQTQFGHFLDMPEFVFHPQVVHSLLLREVLQPNPKEFWAKVAGRCIRFSAEEFYLISGLDCFGDCNKLLFSQETNQLVETCFRGVKTIDNKAIEDAFLGSRWGLDESIGLKMAVLYFIQCFLLSNTPDKEVSRFVLDVVDSGRWDEYCWGRESFELTIDSFKGRIEHGIIMKNRKAEKGGQYDGWYRALGCPWVFTVWFYECCPAMVNSFCKRVSSSIPRILNWSNTIVTKNPTLRDLKGKIFDLPLEKLKIKNMRPTDEERQQLQLDGLFLDESIDERGVAKQSFEGGSSSKKSDSADIDWMKSKLEMLSSNQSSLAEDFISLRCFVDFNFKSVMTVIKDIQEKVNAIHRRPSDEVFILILLFRFFYIFFCIVSLLFYLSFIYVG; encoded by the exons ATGGCAATCACTCGGTCATCTTCATCCCCTTCTCCAGTTCTCAAAAAGAAATCAAAAATGGGCAAGAAATCTTTGGCCAACAAATCCAAGGGTAAACGCCCAATCATTGATGAttttgattctgattttgaagCTCCAATGCCGAAGCGTGTAAGACCCCAGtcttcgaagaaaacgaagctgAACTTGGAGGAGCCCACGCTTCCAGAAATTTCtgggaaaaaatttcaaaaatctatTACACATGCTGAAGATCGGACTGAG GTTTGGGACTGTAAATTTAGTCCTTCTGATTTTTACAGATCTAAGTGTGTATGCACCAGTGTTTATTCTgtgataaataatattaaaaacactTTATCTGTTAATTTGCTTTCTTTGTTTCGTCAAACTCAGTTTGGGCATTTTCTGGATATGCCTGAGTTTGTTTTTCATCCACAAGTCGTTCATAGTTTATTACTAAGGGAAGTTTTACAGCCTAATCCTAAGGAGTTTTGGGCTAAGGTTGCTGGCCGTTGCATACGGTTTAGTGCCGAAGAATTTTACCTGATTTCTGGTTTAGATTGTTTCGGTGATtgcaacaagttgttgttttcacaggaaacaaatcaattggtagaaacatgtttccgtggtgtaaaaactattgacaacaaagccatcgaggatgcttttttgggtagtcggtggggtttggatgagtctattggtttgaaaatggctgttttgtatttcattcagtgttttcttcttagcaatACTCCTGACAAAGAAGTGTCTAGGTTTGTTCTAGATGTAGTTGATAGCGGTCGGTGGGAtgagtattgttggggtagggaATCATTTGAATTGACAATTGACTCATTCAAAGGTAGGATTGAGCATGGGatcattatgaaaaatagaaaggcagagaagggaggccaatatgatggctggtatagggcattgggatgtccttgggttttcactgtttggttttatgaatgCTGTCCTGCAATGGTGAACTCTTTCTGTAAGAGAGTTTCATCTTCTATTCCCAGGATTCTGAACTGGAGCAACACCAtcgtcaccaaaaatccaacccTTCGAGACTTGAAGGGCAAGATTTTTGATTTACCTTTGGAGAAG TTGAAGATAAAAAACATGCGTCCTACTGATGAAGAGAGGCAGCAGCTTCAACTTGACGGTCTATTTCTCGatgaatctattgatgaacGTGGTGTAGCGAAGCAATCCTTCGAGGGTGGCTCATCTTCAAAGAAGTCTGATTCAGCAGATATTGATTGGATGAAATCTAAGCTGGAGATGCTCAGTTCGAATCAATCATCATTGGCCGAGGACTTCATTTCGttgaggtgttttgttgattttaatttcaaatccgtaatgactgtaattaaggatatccaagagaaggttaatgccattcatcgtcgtccttctgacgaggtatttattcttattttattgtttaggtttttttatatttttttttgtatagtttctttactgttttatttaagtttcatttatgttggttga